The Spirochaetota bacterium DNA segment CAGGATCTACAACGACCTGTACCGCTGCCTGGAGCCGAAGTATCTCATGGTCAGGACCGTGTACAACGTCAGGGGAGGGATCCTCTCCACCTGCGTGATGGATTCGGAGAAGATGAAGCGCTGATGGATTTACGCGGAACAACAAGGGGGTTGGATCATGCTTGATAGAAACGCGATACTCCTCGCCCCGGTCAGGTTCGTCGATTCCCTCCTGGACCGGATCTGCGCGGCCCTGGGGGCCGTGGCCCTGGCCCAGTTTCCCCAGTTCTGCGCCCAGTACATCCAGCGCCTCGGCGGCCACGCGGACGAGGCGGCGCGCAACATCGAGAAGTACCGGGAGATCGCGAAGGAGACCGGGAAGAGCCTCTACCAGTACAGCCAGCACCTCCTGAATTCGAAGGACCCGGCGGTGTTCAAGACGGGCCAGAAGATAGCCGGCGACCTGGAGCGGTACAACCAGCTCGCCGCGGCCCTGAAAGAGCTGCAGAACGCGCCCTCGTATAAAAAGTTTATCGTGTTCATCCAGAATGTCGATCTCGACATCGCCCGGTCCACGCTGAGCAATTTTATCCCCGGCCTGCCGGTCACCGTGGAGGGGGCCGCCTATGCCGCGGCCGGTATCATCATAGGCATGATAGTCTATTTCTGCGTGAGCAGGCTCGTCATCGTGGCGGTGAAAAAGATCGGGGGGAAGAAGAAGCCGGTGATGAACCCGATGGCACGATGATGCTAAATTCCCTCCCCCTTGAGGGGGGAGGGTGGGGTGGGGGTGACTAGATGAAAGGACACCCTCCCCCGGCCCCTCCCATCAAGGGAGGGGGGAATGCAGGGAATAATTACACCCGAGGAAACCATTGAACAAACCTGAAGAGATTCTCATACCCTATGACAAGATGAAGGAGCAGATCGAGAAGGAGCTCCTCTCCTATTACGACAAGGGGGACGCCGGGGACCTGGCCCCGCCCCGGATATCCTTCGAGAAGGGCGCCACCCTTATCGCCTTCGGGACCCATCCCATAACCTCCCCCGTGCTGGTGGACTTCCTCCTGGTGGTGAAGAAGTATCTCACCCACGTGCGGGTCCACTCCTTCGACAGCGGCTACTACGCCTTCCAGGCCCTTAACAGGAACATCTTCAAGACCGAGAACATACTGGACAATATCAAGGTGGAGTTCTTCGTGCTTTCCACGTCTTCCAAGGTGGAGATAACCAAGAAGGGGAACCTCTCCCAGGAAGAGGTGAACATGGTCATCGAGCTCTTCCAGCACGCCCGCGCCGCGGTCCGGCAGGACCCGGCGCACCGCCTGCGGATGCTGGGGGCCTCCATCGTGGAGCCGGACAAGGACCTGGGCTGGGACTACATCGCCGGGTACGACGAGGTGAAGCGGAAGATACGGGAGTCGATCATCCTTCCCCTGAAGAATCCCGACATGTACGATTCCATCGCCCGGATGACGCGGAAAATCTTCGAGTCGAACCGCCCCCGGGCCATCCTCTTCGACGGCGCTCCCGGCGTGGGCAAGACCACGGCGGCGCGGATCATCGCCGGGGAGTCTGAGCTCCCCCTGGTCTACGTGCCCGTGGAATCGATCATGTCGAAGTGGTACGGCCAGTCCTCCCAGAACCTGTCCCAGGTCTTCGACGCCTGCGAGGACATGGGGGGCGCCATCATCTTCCTGGACGAGATCGATTCCCTGGCCGGCTCCCGGGACCAGAACATGTTCGAGGCCACGCGCCAGGTCCTGTCGGTGCTCCTGCGGCGTCTCGACGGCATCGATTCGGCCGCGACGACCATCACCATCGGGGCCACCAACCGGAAGGACGACCTGGACCACGCACTGATAAGCCGCTTCGACCAGACGATCCTTTTTCCCCTGCCGAACGCGGCTGAACGGTCCGCCATATTCGGGAACTACGCCAAGCACCTGGACGGGGATGAGTGCTCCCACCTGGGCGAGCGTAGCGAGGGCCTCTCCGGCCGCAACGTGAAGGATATCTGCGAATTCACGGAGCGGCGATGGGCCCGGAAGATCCTCATCAAGAAGAGCGAGCCGACGCCGCCTCCCTTCGATTTCTACCGGCAGTCGCTGCGGATCTGGAAGGAGACGAAGTGATCGATCGGGGAAAAGGTTCCTGCAGACCTTGGGGCATGTGGGTTTATATCTGATTGCGGAATTATAATAACACCATAGGAGAAAAATCAATGAAATCATCCTTGCTGATGACCGGCATAGCCATCGCCGGGTTTCTGGCCATGTCAGTGTTTACCTTCGCTGATCAAAAGCTCTCGGAGCATGAGGAGAACTTCGTTAAAAAATGCACGGCCGAATGCGGAAAACTGAAGAGAGCGGACTGCGGGGATATCCGCGGGCAGCTCGTGAAATTCGTCACCGCCACTTCGCTCATGGGCGAAAATAATCCCCTGGCCTTTGAGGACATGAATTCGGCCGGGAACAGGCTGGCTGATATGTGTCCCCAGGCCATGGCCAATCGGAGTTTCTAGTGCGACGGGATGATGGGAGATCCCATTACGTCGATCGATGACTCCCGCCTGGACGTTTTCCGCAACGTGCGGGACCGTGATTTAAGATCCGAGGGGATCATGATCGTCGAGGGACATCACTGCGTGGAGCGGTGCGTCGCCGCCGGTTTTGATGTCCTGTCCGTCCTCTGTGAAAACGGCCGCCATGCGGGGCCCCTGGCGGACCAAGTCCGCATTCCGGTCTACGGCGTCGGCCGCGATGTCATGGAGCGGGTCGCCGGGTACGGGTTCCACCGGGGCATCATGGCCGCGGCCCGCAGGCCCGCGGCTCTTGCCGCCAATGAATTCATTTCAACGTTATCCGTGGAGTGTCCCCTCGGCATCGTCTGTGTCGACCGCTGCGCCTCAGGGGAAAACCTCGGCAGCATCGTGAGGAGCGCCCATGCCTTCGGGTACGGCGCGGTCATTGCATCGGCCTCGGCCGATCCCTTCAGCAGGCGCGTGATCCGCGTATCCGCGGGGAGCGTCTTCTCGGTTCCGGTCATCGAGGCTGAGGACATGGGGGAAGTCGTCCAGGCGCTAAAGCGCGTCGCCCGGTGCCGGGTCTATGCGGCGGTCACGGACCCTTCAAGCGCCGCCTTTGACGCGTGCCCCGTGGCGCGGCGCCGGGCCGTGCTCCTGGGCAGCGAAGGGTCCGGCCTCTCCGGGGACCTCGCCGCCCTGTGCGACGAGGCGGTCCATGTGCCGATGAGCGGCGCCATCGACTCGCTCAACCTCGCCGTGGCCGCGGGGATCATATTGCAGAGATTCGGCATTAATTCCCCTGGTTCTCCGAGATGGTGAATTCCTTGGTGAAGACACCGTCGGTTGAGAACTGCTCATGGTTGCGGCAGCGGGCATAGACGCGGAATTTGAGCTTGTCCCCGGGCTTGTAGCGCAGGCCCGCCGTGCCGCAGTTCGATTTCGGGTTCCATTTCACCGTGTTCCCCTCCCGGGGGAAGTTGCTCCCTTTCTGCACGTTGTTCAGGAAGGGCTGGAACATCCAGAGCTCTCCCTCGCCGCTGGAACAGCGGCCTCCCCTGGCGCGGATCGTCACCGTGTCGTCGAGGTTGCAGGGGATTTCGTCGTCCCTCGGATCATAATCGAAGCCGGTGATCTTCTCTATGTAGGGATCCGGGTCCTTGACCGTTACGTAGGTTATTTTTTCGGGACCGTCGGCGGAGACCTGTCCTGTCCTCGAGTTGCGCGCCATGACGAAGACAGTGGTTTTCACATTGTCGCCCTTCATGAATTTTTGCACCGGGTACTCGAATTCGTTGCTTCCGAGCCACTCGGTCTCCCGGGGGGCGTGGCCCTCGAATTCGAAGCGGAACCTGTACTGGGCCGGGAAGTCGACCTTTGACGCCGTGAGCTTCGCAGTGGCGCTCGCCGGCACGGGTTTCGACGTGTCTATGTTGATTTTCAGGTGGTCCGGCGGATAGCATTTCTTGGCGCTGCCGCAGTCCTCCTGTGGATTGACCCAGAAGCCGGTCAATCCCACGGGGCCGCCGAATATGATCTGGGCCCAGGTCCAGGTGAGTTTCACGCCGCATCCCCGGTTTTCAGCCTTCACGCGGGCGTTCTGCAACACGATGATGGCGGCCATGACATAGCAGATCGGTTCCAGGATCTCCGACATGAACCCGATAAAGTGCACCATGTGCTCGGTCAGTTCCAGCACGGTCTCGAGGATCCACATGTAATCCTCGCCGACGAAAAGGTAGAGGAACCATATGGAGGAATCCCACTTTGACTCGCCGTGGTCGCTTCCCCCGGAGCGCGGCTGTTTTTTCCGGCCCTCCGGGAGCAGCGTCTTTCCCTTCAGGGAGATGAGCACCCTCAGGTCGCCGCTTTTCACATAGGTGTCGAAGACGCCGGATTTTTCCACGAAGAACCAGAAGTCCCGGTCGTTCATGGCGGCGACGCCCCGCGAGAGCGCCTCGGTGAGGTGTCCATTGACAGTGGCTCCGGGTCCCTTCCGGGCAGCCGTCACCAGTGCCCGCATCATGCTCTCCTCGCCGGTGTTCGGGTGGCGGCCGGCGTATTCGTCTGTTACGGCCATGGCGCCGTCAAAGTCACCGAGGCCGCAGAGGACCTGGGCCTTGAACAGGTAGGCCCTCCTGCCGTGGCTTTTGCCGATTTCATCATCGAGAAGGTTCACTGCCTTTCGCAGATATTCCCGCGCCTGGTCAGCCTTACCCTGGTGCCTCAGCACCCCTGCCATGAGGATGTTCAGCTTTATCTCGTCGATACCCGACGGTCCCGATGTTGTGGGCCCTTTCGGCCGGACCGGGTCGTTCGTGTTTCTCACCGCGGTCCTGAGGTCGCGCAGGGCCCCTGTCCGCTTTCCGTCCCTATCGATGAAGCCGCCCCGGCCGTCCTCCACCACGAGGACCAGGTCGTCGTGAAAATCATCGGCGAAGGAGAACCGGTTCTGTACGGCAAAGCCGCCCTTGTGATCAAGGTAGCCCCACAGCCCGTCCTTCTTCACGGCCGCGCGGCCGCGGTAGAACGGGTCCGCCGCCTGGAACTGTGGATTGATCGCGTTTTTGCCGTTCTTGCCGATGTAGCCCCAGAGGGTGTCGATCTTCACCGGCGCCAGGCCCGTGTCCCTGTCGAAGTTGCCCGCTCCGTCGAATTGAGGCTGTATGATCATAGCGTTCCGCTGGTTGATATATCCCCAGGCATCGTCGCTCTTATCGGTCCGCACCGGCGCGAGACCTGCGCAGAAGTCCCCGGTATCGCGGTAGGTCGGGTTTATTTCTATCTTTCCCTTCTTTTGTATGAAGCCCCATCTGCCGCCGATCATCACGGCGGCGCGGCCCTCGGAAAAGGACCGGGCCCCTTCGAATTGCGGCGCAATGGCGAAGTCCCCGCGCCGGTTGATGAAGCCCCAGGATCCCTTCACCCGCACCGCTGCCAGGTCCTCGGAAAAGTCCCGGGCTTCGTCGAACCGGGGATTGATCTCCATGCGGCCGCTCCGGCTGATATATCCCCACATGGCGACAAGCTTCACCGCAGCCAGGCCCTGGGAAAAGGGGGATACCAGGGCGAACTGCGGGGGCACCGCCACCCTGCCGTGACGGTCCGCGAATCCCCATTTTCCCTTAATTTCGTATCCAGCCAGTCCCTCGGAAAAGGTCATGGCGTCCTGGATGTCATCGGTGGTGACTCTGGCCTGCCGGACGCATCCGGCTGCGATGATCAGAAAGAGAATGCCTGCATTACCGATCCATTTAATTATCATCGAAAAACCTCCCTGGGTATCGCGGCTGCG contains these protein-coding regions:
- a CDS encoding DUF2937 family protein yields the protein MLDRNAILLAPVRFVDSLLDRICAALGAVALAQFPQFCAQYIQRLGGHADEAARNIEKYREIAKETGKSLYQYSQHLLNSKDPAVFKTGQKIAGDLERYNQLAAALKELQNAPSYKKFIVFIQNVDLDIARSTLSNFIPGLPVTVEGAAYAAAGIIIGMIVYFCVSRLVIVAVKKIGGKKKPVMNPMAR
- a CDS encoding ATP-binding protein, encoding MNKPEEILIPYDKMKEQIEKELLSYYDKGDAGDLAPPRISFEKGATLIAFGTHPITSPVLVDFLLVVKKYLTHVRVHSFDSGYYAFQALNRNIFKTENILDNIKVEFFVLSTSSKVEITKKGNLSQEEVNMVIELFQHARAAVRQDPAHRLRMLGASIVEPDKDLGWDYIAGYDEVKRKIRESIILPLKNPDMYDSIARMTRKIFESNRPRAILFDGAPGVGKTTAARIIAGESELPLVYVPVESIMSKWYGQSSQNLSQVFDACEDMGGAIIFLDEIDSLAGSRDQNMFEATRQVLSVLLRRLDGIDSAATTITIGATNRKDDLDHALISRFDQTILFPLPNAAERSAIFGNYAKHLDGDECSHLGERSEGLSGRNVKDICEFTERRWARKILIKKSEPTPPPFDFYRQSLRIWKETK
- a CDS encoding RNA methyltransferase yields the protein MGDPITSIDDSRLDVFRNVRDRDLRSEGIMIVEGHHCVERCVAAGFDVLSVLCENGRHAGPLADQVRIPVYGVGRDVMERVAGYGFHRGIMAAARRPAALAANEFISTLSVECPLGIVCVDRCASGENLGSIVRSAHAFGYGAVIASASADPFSRRVIRVSAGSVFSVPVIEAEDMGEVVQALKRVARCRVYAAVTDPSSAAFDACPVARRRAVLLGSEGSGLSGDLAALCDEAVHVPMSGAIDSLNLAVAAGIILQRFGINSPGSPRW
- a CDS encoding WG repeat-containing protein, which produces MIIKWIGNAGILFLIIAAGCVRQARVTTDDIQDAMTFSEGLAGYEIKGKWGFADRHGRVAVPPQFALVSPFSQGLAAVKLVAMWGYISRSGRMEINPRFDEARDFSEDLAAVRVKGSWGFINRRGDFAIAPQFEGARSFSEGRAAVMIGGRWGFIQKKGKIEINPTYRDTGDFCAGLAPVRTDKSDDAWGYINQRNAMIIQPQFDGAGNFDRDTGLAPVKIDTLWGYIGKNGKNAINPQFQAADPFYRGRAAVKKDGLWGYLDHKGGFAVQNRFSFADDFHDDLVLVVEDGRGGFIDRDGKRTGALRDLRTAVRNTNDPVRPKGPTTSGPSGIDEIKLNILMAGVLRHQGKADQAREYLRKAVNLLDDEIGKSHGRRAYLFKAQVLCGLGDFDGAMAVTDEYAGRHPNTGEESMMRALVTAARKGPGATVNGHLTEALSRGVAAMNDRDFWFFVEKSGVFDTYVKSGDLRVLISLKGKTLLPEGRKKQPRSGGSDHGESKWDSSIWFLYLFVGEDYMWILETVLELTEHMVHFIGFMSEILEPICYVMAAIIVLQNARVKAENRGCGVKLTWTWAQIIFGGPVGLTGFWVNPQEDCGSAKKCYPPDHLKINIDTSKPVPASATAKLTASKVDFPAQYRFRFEFEGHAPRETEWLGSNEFEYPVQKFMKGDNVKTTVFVMARNSRTGQVSADGPEKITYVTVKDPDPYIEKITGFDYDPRDDEIPCNLDDTVTIRARGGRCSSGEGELWMFQPFLNNVQKGSNFPREGNTVKWNPKSNCGTAGLRYKPGDKLKFRVYARCRNHEQFSTDGVFTKEFTISENQGN